The Candidatus Hydrogenedentota bacterium sequence GTCGATGCCGTGGTCCGCGAGCACCCGTTTTGCCACCGCGCCAGCGGCGACGATAGTCGACGTATACCGCCCGCTGAAGAACCCCGCTCCGATCGAATCGTCGTTTTCGCCGTATTTCTGATAGGACGCGTATGAGGCATGGCCAGGCCGTGGCGTGCGGTTGGTCACCTGGTATTGTTCGATGTGCTCGAAGTGGCGATCGAGGTTGGGAATGAGCACCACCAGCGGCGTGCCATTCGTTTTGCCCTTGTTTTCGAATCCCGGCATGGTGTTCGCCGCGTTGACCCCGCTGTAAATGACGGGCAAGTCGGGTTCGCGCCGCGGGGACGTCAGTTCACCCTGGCCGGGCTTGCGCAGCAACAGGTCCCGATAGATCATCTCTTCGGTGATGAGCATGCCCGTGGGCACGCCTTGAAGATGAACCGTCAGGCCCTCCTGATACGACCCGCCCGCCACCGCCGTTTTGAACATGGTGCCATAGGTGCAGCCAAGCATGGTTTCCCTCTCCTTCGTGTCCCTCTCTTGTACACCATCGATTCTGGATACGGCCAGCGGACCGCCGCTCGCTATCCGGCGATGCGCGCCGCCCCGCCCAACCGCGTCAGATCCTCGACAAACTTCGGATACGTGATACCGGCCGCTTCATAACCCCGGATTCGAACCGGCCCGGCAATCTGCGTCGCGCACACGGCCAGGGCCATGACGACGCGGTGGTCGTCCTGGCCGTCGACTTCCCCGCCGTGCAGCATGCTGTGGTGAATGACAAGGCCGTCGTCCAGTTCCTCGACGCGCGCGCCGAGTTTCGTGAGTTCCTGGCGCATGACGGCGATCCGGTCGGTTTCCTTGAGGCGCGCCTGGGGCACGTTCACCAGCCGTGTAGTGCCTTCGGCGAAACAGCCCAGCACGGCCATCATGGGCAGCGCATCGGGCGTGGCGTTCAGGTCGAGCTCGGTCCCCCGGAGCGCCTTTGGCCGCACCCGCACGCCGGTTTGTTCCTCGGCCACATCCGCCCCCATGGCGCGGAGATAGTCCACGACCGCCTTGTCGCCCTGGACTTCGCTCATATCAAGACCGCGCGACAGAATATTGTTCCCCTCGAGCGCGCCCGCGGCCAGGAAGAAGGTTGCAGACGAGAAATCGCCCGGGATGCGCCGGTCGAAGGCCGCATAACGCTGCCCGCCGCGCACGCGAAACCACCGGAGACCGTCGCGCTCGATGGCGATCCCCTGGCGCTCGAGCCAATCGAGCGTCATCATCACGTAGGGGGCTTCGTTGAGCAGGGGCACATCGATCTCGGTGTCGCCATCCGCCAGCGGCGCCGCCATCAGGAGACTGGACAGGTACTGGCTGGTTACGGCCTCGATCGAGGTCTTGCCGCCGCGCAAGCGCCCCTCGACAACAAAAGGCGCGCAGCCGTTGTCCCGCGTCGACCATACCCGCGCGCCCAGGCCGGTCAGCGAGCGGGCCAGCGGGCCGGCGGGCCGCCTCCGGATCTGGGCGTCGCCGGTAAGCACCGCTATACCCGTGCGAAGCAGCGCCGCCGAGCCCATGGCTATGCGCAGGCTCGTGCCGGAGTTAGCGACGTCGATCACGTTTTCGGGCGTGCGCAACTCACCGCCCAGACCCTGCACGTGCCACGCTTCGGGCGTGATGGCCATTTCCGCGCCAAACGCCCGGTACACAGCCACACAGGCCTCCGCGTCCTTGGATTCCAGCGGCTGGCGGATGACGCTCTTGCCCTCGGCCAACGCGGCAATCGCAACTGCACGGATGGTGTGCGACTTCGAGCCGGGGATGTCCACCTCGCCCCGAAGGGCGCTTCTCTCGCAAATCAGGTCCATGGATGCACCATCTCTTCCACGCCAGCAAGCGCCGCTCTCCGGCGGCGATGATGCGGGATGATAGCGTGCCGGATAACGGACAGTCAAAGATTGAGGTGCGGGGGCGGGACGTGCGTGGCGCAAACCGCGGTCAGACAAAAAAGGGATTGTATCGGCTTTCGATGGCGACGGTCGATGACGGCCCA is a genomic window containing:
- the aroA gene encoding 3-phosphoshikimate 1-carboxyvinyltransferase, with the translated sequence MDLICERSALRGEVDIPGSKSHTIRAVAIAALAEGKSVIRQPLESKDAEACVAVYRAFGAEMAITPEAWHVQGLGGELRTPENVIDVANSGTSLRIAMGSAALLRTGIAVLTGDAQIRRRPAGPLARSLTGLGARVWSTRDNGCAPFVVEGRLRGGKTSIEAVTSQYLSSLLMAAPLADGDTEIDVPLLNEAPYVMMTLDWLERQGIAIERDGLRWFRVRGGQRYAAFDRRIPGDFSSATFFLAAGALEGNNILSRGLDMSEVQGDKAVVDYLRAMGADVAEEQTGVRVRPKALRGTELDLNATPDALPMMAVLGCFAEGTTRLVNVPQARLKETDRIAVMRQELTKLGARVEELDDGLVIHHSMLHGGEVDGQDDHRVVMALAVCATQIAGPVRIRGYEAAGITYPKFVEDLTRLGGAARIAG